Part of the Brachionichthys hirsutus isolate HB-005 unplaced genomic scaffold, CSIRO-AGI_Bhir_v1 contig_1153, whole genome shotgun sequence genome is shown below.
cacacacacacaatgcttttTCCTAAATCGTCTTTCTGAGTCATGCGGCTTGAAACTAGTGAATGAAGAACTCCAGAAACGGTCGTCTCGTCCTCCGACACACGAAAGCACTCGGGACAGGGAACGATGGTAAACTTTAATGTCGGGTTAAGATGGAacatagaaaacacacattttaatacaaatatatGAATTCCAGCGGAGCAGCCATCAGGAGTCTGGACGAGGGAACAGAGGAGGACTCTGATCAGTACGAGCTGCTTCCAGGAAATGaccgtgtggggggggggttatagaaGTCAATAGAAGTGCTGGGGGCGCACCATCGACTGAATGCCGTTTAATACGCTTCCTGTGTTTCAAGGACCACAAAGACGATCCCAGACCAGTGCGTCCGGACTGGGAGCGTCGGCGCCGAGACGAGGGACGGCAGCGCCGAGGACGGAGAGGAGCCGGAATATTCAGTGTTTCAACGGTGGAAAGAGCAAAAACACGACAGCAAAGGGTACGCAGTCGTGGTTTTATACAGATTAAGAACGGCAGGCAACTTATACCGACACTAGAGGGCGCCACACCACACTTCTCGAGTTCCAAATTGTTGGCGGGAGGCCAAGGCTAGCTGTTTATCATGCTAACTGCAGTAAATGTCTCTGCTATAAGGAGACAACACAAACAATCACTCGTCCATCCAGTCACGGCGGGGAAGGAGCGCTTGTGACGTTCAAATGTGACACCATGAGGGAAACAAGCGCACATCTACGGGGCGAGAACGTTCCTCGGCACAAGGTAATAACGTATTCCACTTCAGAACAATCATGGCTACGAGCCGCtttaataaagaaaacagagaaGATCCGgcttcaaaccccccccccccccaaagagtaAAATCTTACAGCAAGTCAGCGCGAGTCCTTAGAGGCTAACGCGAAGCGCTAACGACCGCCAGGAGACGAACGAGTCAAACCCACGAACAAACGCGACGCTGTTCATTAGCGATATTTGACGAAAAGTTTTGTTAAATCTTATATCGACTTTTGTTACTTTATAATTATACCTCTTTACAGGAAACCGCACGAGACTCACGAGGATCGACGTCTAGAGGACGTGGAGCAACGAGCGCGCCGCTTGTTgcgccgttttttttttttttctttcagaagtTCATTTATTAATGGCCTGCCACAAACAGGGgttgggtgggaggggggggaagcTACTGTCACCTTCACAAGACAGTCCATTCTGGGTTCTAATATACACGttttagggttgggggggggggggcttgtggcGGGTGGGACTGCTATAGGTAAATTTCATAGAGATCGTCCAGTTCCTCGTGAAACAAGTCCCACTCGTCCTCCGAATCCGTCACCTCGTCGTCGGTTCCCGCggccagcagcatcaggagcaTCTCGCTGAGCTCAAACGTCACCATCTCCTCGTCGTCGATGTCGAAGGAGTCTGTGCTCTCCTGCTCGTCGAAGATGTCCCACAGCGGCGTCCTCCTCGAGTTCTGGTGGAGagacggacaaaaaaaaacaaacaaacacatcagcCGTTTTTCATTTCCGTAGTTTACCAAAATCAGACCCTCACGGTCTCCCGAATGATGCGGAACGATccgctccggggggggggggggggggcggccccTGAACCGTTACCCTGTTCCTGCTGGACCCGGTCTGCCTGCGCGGGGGCTGAGCCTCCTCCAGCCGTCCATCGGGAAAGGCATGCTTATAAAAGCAATTGGAGCCAAAGGGCACGTTCCACGGCCCTCGTCAAAGTACCGGCACGGCTTGTTCCTGAAGACAAACGGAGAAGCCATGAGACCGCAGCAGAGCGCCACAGCCCGCTCCGTCTCGGAGCGCGCCCCCGCCCACTGGCGGCCGTTCAGTCACGCCCCCTCACCGCATGCCGTCCTTGTATTTCTGAATGAGCTTCTGCTTGTCGTCCTTGTCCTCTACCCAGTACTCACTCGGGATGACGAAGTTGGATGTTATTCGACACTCTGGGCAAGACCTggagataaggggggggggggaagaacaAAGGAAAGCATTGATGCAAGAGTCGGCCACGCCTAAATAGCGCCCAGTGACCCTGAGTGACCCAAGTGCTGATTCAAAGCACCTCTAATAGATTCAGATTACATTTTCACGCCGGTTTGTCGGATCAACACCAAGAAAAAAGACGAGCAAATCTTTGCTAACTTCCGAGATAATTctacacaaatacaaaatggcAAATAATTGTTCGCTAATCCGGCGACAGGTCGTCTACGACGCCGTGACCCCACCGAGCAAACGGCAGAAATGACTCCCTGACTCTTAACTTGAAAAGGGACTCCACTTGATGATCTTGCTCTCGAACTGCTTGGCGCTTCTCCACTTGCGGATGCACTTCAGACAGTAGCAGTGGCTGCAGTTGGACAGAATGCCGAAGCGCCGCTCGCTCGGGTTGGCCTTCTCGAACACCACCTCCATGCACACGCCGCACATCATGTCCTTGCTGCGCTGGGATGGCGAACGAGATCTCCATGTCTTTCTCGTGGGCCTCGATGCATGCCCTGTGGAACGGGACAGATCAAGCAACGGCGCTCTCCGCGTCCCCGGTTCGTCCGCCGATCCTCCGGCGCCGCTGAAGCACGGCCACTTGGGAGGATCGTACACGGTGTATTGATCAAACGCTAATCCGGCGGGAGGGTCGTCGCGTTTGTCGAGGAAGAAGCCATTT
Proteins encoded:
- the LOC137917102 gene encoding LOW QUALITY PROTEIN: probable E3 ubiquitin-protein ligase makorin-1 (The sequence of the model RefSeq protein was modified relative to this genomic sequence to represent the inferred CDS: inserted 1 base in 1 codon; deleted 3 bases in 3 codons); the protein is LRKQLCPYAAVGECRYGVNCAYLHGDVCDMCGLQVLHPTESSQRSEHTKACIEAHEKDMEISFAIQRSKDMMCGVCMEVVFEKANPSERRFGILSNCSHCYCLKCIRKWRSAKQFESKIIKSCPECRITSNFVIPSEYWVEDKDDKQKLIQKYKDGMRNKPCRYFDEGRGTCPXGSNCFYKHAFPDGRLEEAQPPRRQTGSSRNRNSRRTPLWDIFDEQESTDSFDIDDEEMVTFELSEMLLMLLAAGTDDEVTDSEDEWDLFHEELDDLYEIYL